The proteins below are encoded in one region of Cololabis saira isolate AMF1-May2022 chromosome 13, fColSai1.1, whole genome shotgun sequence:
- the LOC133458009 gene encoding uncharacterized protein LOC133458009 has translation MARMPGSRDTEQQDGREGDGGDEDGEDEIQEVQITGEEEQEIQDEIQEVRIPGEEEIQEVQITGEEEGEEGEQDSDGDEWESGSAALDRGGSAAEMCVLRSMDRDGGGGGVPRSERSRLSENTRLATRYAVRIFREYLSERAHSPHFERLDKDALCALLRSFYAEARSKSGQAYSKSSLISIRSSLNRYLNEPPYSRTVDLSRDPELRSANAELAAVLRRLELQGAGPVVQKQAVTRSDLRLLYYGSSVFDTHTPFGLLNKVWFETCMYFCTRGRENQRELREDSFGLAEDEAGRRFVFCRAGPGSGSGSRGRVKDALLPRMYESGTERCPYSSFVRYVSKRNPLCRAFFQRPREHGCSLRDPTWFENKAVGKNLLGTRMQMLSRAAKLSKTYTNHCIGAVSIATLNGIVGAGAAAATLRVAMETEDGDGGRSRLQLGIMPTPPSSAGEEGGGGGAGAPAAKRRCLRSGTRAQAQAQAGGQDTRTEPGALETPSPPAAGKQDSRDCSVSHQHLTASSPLESAGVPTPAQLTKANAPVHIDVGGHMYTSSLATLTRYPESRISRLFDGTEPIVLDSLKQHYFIDRDGPMFRYILNFLRTSKLLIPDDFKEYSQLCEEASFFQLAPLQAALQRWRTQQEGKGTCGECECVLVHVAPELQERISISLHRALIEELFPEVKDIISNSLSTSWNQDSTYITRFPLDGHCQLSSVQVLERLQQSGFCITASSGGGADSSQFHEYILQRDVRCSRHGPRLGPRLPSIKQEALD, from the exons ATGGCGAGAATGCCTGGCAGCCGAGACACGGAGCAGCAGGACGGGAGGGAGGGGGACGGCGGGGACGAGGATGGGGAGGACGAGATCCAGGAGGTGCAGATCACcggggaggaggagcaggagatcCAGGACGAGATCCAGGAGGTCCGGATCCCCGGGGAGGAGGAGATCCAGGAGGTGCAGATCAccggggaggaggagggcgaGGAGGGCGAGCAGGACTCCGACGGGGATGAGTGGGAGTCCGGGAGCGCAGCTCTGGATCGCGGCGGTTCCGCCGCGGAGATGTGCGTTCTGCGGAGTATGGACCGGGATGGGGGGGGTGGAGGAGTCCCCCGCTCGGAGAGGTCCAGGCTGAGCGAGAACACCCGCCTGGCCACCCGCTACGCGGTGCGCATCTTCCGGGAGTACCTGTCGGAGCGGGCGCACAGCCCGCACTTCGAGCGGCTGGACAAGGACGCGCTGTGCGCGCTGCTGCGCTCCTTCTACGCAGAGGCGCGCTCCAAGAGCGGCCAGGCGTACAGCAAGTCGTCCCTGATCAGCATCCGCAGCTCGCTCAACCGCTACCTGAACGAGCCGCCCTACAGCCGGACCGTGGACCTGAGCCGGGACCCGGAGCTGCGCAGCGCCAACGCGGAGCTGGCGGCCGTGCTGCGGCGGCTGGAGCTGCAGGGCGCGGGCCCGGTGGTGCAGAAGCAGGCGGTGACGCGCTCCGACCTGCGCCTGCTCTACTACGGATCCTCCGTGTTCGACACCCACACCCCGTTCGGGCTGCTCAACAAGGTCTGGTTCGAGACGTGCATGTACTTCTGCACCCGGGGGAGGGAGAACCAGCGGGAGCTGCGGGAGGACTCGTTCGGCCTGGCGGAGGATGAAGCCGGGAGGAGGTTCGTGTTCTGCCGGGCCGGCCCtgggtccgggtccgggtcccgGGGCCGGGTCAAGGACGCCCTGCTCCCGCGCATGTACGAGAGCGGCACGGAGCGCTGCCCCTACTCCAGCTTCGTGCGCTACGTGTCCAAGCGGAACCCGCTGTGCCGCGCGTTCTTCCAGCGGCCGCGGGAGCACGGCTGCTCCCTGCGGGACCCCACCTGGTTCGAGAACAAGGCGGTGGGCAAGAACCTGCTGGGCACCAGGATGCAGATGCTGTCCCGCGCCGCCAAGCTCTCCAAGACCTACACCAACCACTGCATCGGCGCCGTCTCCATAGCGACGCTCAACGGCATCGTGGGCGCCGGCGCCGCGGCCGCCACGCTCcgcgttgccatggagacggaggatggagacggagGACGGTCCCGCCTCCAGCTCGGGATCATGCCGACCCCCCCCAGCTCGgcgggggaggagggaggggggggtggagCTGGAGCCCCCGCTGCCAAGAGAAGGTGCCTGCGCTCGGGCACGCGCGCGCAGGCGCAGGcgcaggcgggggggcaggaCACGCGCACGGAGCCTGGCGCCCTGGAGACCCCATCCCCACCTGCTGCCGGAAAACAG GACAGCCGAGACTGCAGCGTGTCCCATCAGCATCTCACCGCCAGTTCTCCTCTGGAGTCGGCAGGTGTCCCCACACCGGCCCAGCTCACCAAAGCCAACGCTCCGGTCCACATCGATGTAGGGGGACACATGTACACCAGCAGCCTGGCGACTCTCACCAGGTACCCTGAGTCAAG AATCAGCCGTCTGTTTGATGGAACTGAGCCCATCGTGTTAGACAGCCTGAAGCAGCACTACTTCATCGATCGGGACGGCCCTATGTTCCGCTACATACTTAACTTCCTCCGCACCTCCAAACTGCTCATCCCTGACGACTTCAAA GAATACTCCCAGCTGTGTGAAGAGGCCTCCTTCTTCCAGCTGGCTCCCCTGCAGGCGGCGCTGCAGCGCTGGAGGACTCAGCAGGAGGGCAAGGGGACGTGCGGAGAGTGTGAATGTGTCCTGGTCCACGTGGCTCCGGAGCTCCAGGAGAGGATAAGTATAAGCCTGCACCGGGCGCTGATAGAGGAGCTTTTTCCTGAGGTGAAAGACATTATCTCCAACTCCCTGAGCaccagctggaaccaggactccACGTACATCACCCGCTTC